The following are from one region of the Ornithorhynchus anatinus isolate Pmale09 chromosome X1, mOrnAna1.pri.v4, whole genome shotgun sequence genome:
- the LOC103166948 gene encoding protein Wiz-like isoform X2: protein MEKCGRSPASEWPRERQGEGTPGPAPLECSRGLERISSLAQATGTLVESEDGTEAGEGEGDSQQGAAFYPTGSPGALSVEGPLETGEPCVGSSFSLDSSLDAEGPPHPVPGGALPATIHRKSNCSQEGGSAEFQKGSLLLQSRFPGLADGRSSRVSSGSLSWECSLRDMRGDTTREESTLERLPGSREPLSSKEASFMGESPSVNTVKMNPELEGESELLGPREAPAETCSVSGSREDRHAHTEPKQHEAFHKEHLEKSKKGIQRFDWISDPGEGPHYKEKSKTVEAGGGGSIRAQALIEVPPQLTLPVFRKTVAPSGSKTQTMEVVPAPQRKGPSVVDSELTELGPLGAPEWTLQKAGLQPGPELAIGKQSWMVNAEDSVERVQPGSLEATSCGAYDLELRPYVCDVLLEDPVKEDLAQEEDPTVYTCIECSIYFKKKEHLLEHMMQHSRGPGQDPEGESLAGQCPFSCSECGWAFGDPGSLEQHRRLHQESREKIIEEIQKLNEFPDEGREARLQCPKCVFGTNSSKIFVQHAKMHVKERKDQGAKPLSLFGSASEVRESSGPPMYRHFKPSELGPALVQPPGGGRGLGACVLCGFPAPSESILKEHMKYAHSHPSWDAEAFEEDPDRPGTSRDTYSSARLVRFPETDYFSKGDRLFAPARRDTSSAPYDPARGFVPGHQRQEKNSGGKKDYPAAGFQAKKMAPFSSAHRNLGMSACSSAKVYARYSLPQGKKTSTVLLKEVEGEGFRAPPGGLEELRSPWATTHDFGNMEEEISLTTEIDLTENRSFKPFVIPQSALDLKRTFRDILKATESSEALGAQQQQLRKMLPIVLLEEINLRPKKSKPRPKSQIFKKRGAVPTKEFVMDEALPLDILLLEPPLEGPLGIDDLFDVDSPMLKNEERKCPYCPDRFHNGIGLANHVRGHLNRVGVSYNVRHFISAEEVKAIEQKFSFQKKKKKVANFDPSTFSLMRCEFCGAGFDTRAGLSSHARAHLRDFGITNWELTISPINILKELLANSAERPALPPVAEGEPASPSREREALGFDPKSLTPMSEGSMPRSPLSPYPPAWGDESVQSYRDGKGCWYAELFAGRRRKGEES, encoded by the exons AGGGGCCACCCCATCCTGTCCCGGGAGGCGCACTCCCCGCCACCATTCACCGGAAGAGCAACTG CTCCCAGGAAGGAGGCAGTGCGGAATTCCAGAAAGGCTCACTGCTGCTGCAAAGCCGGTTCCCGGGcttggcagatgggaggagtAGCCGGGTCTCCAGCGGCAGCCTGTCGTGGGAGTGCTCCCTGCGTGATATGAGAGGGGACACCACCAGGGAAGAAAGCACTTTAGAGAGACTGCCTGGTTCCAGGGAGCCCTTGAGCTCTAAGGAGGCCTCCTTCATGGGGGAATCCCCGAGTGTCAATACTGTGAAAATGAACCCCGAGCTGGAGGGTGAATCAGAATTGTTGGGCCCTCGGGAGGCTCCAGCAGAGACTTGTAGTGTCTCGGGAAGCCGGGAGGATAGACATGCCCACACTGAACCAAAGCAACATGAAGCCTTCCACAAAGAGCACTTAGAGAAGAGCAAGAAGGGTATCCAGAGGTTCGACTGGATTTCAGATCCAGGCGAGGGGCCCCACTACAAGGAGAAGAGCAAAACTGtggaggctggggggggaggaTCGATCCGAGCCCAGGCCCTGATAGAAGTGCCCCCGCAGTTAACGCTCCCGGTTTTCAGGAAAACGGTAGCCCCTAGCGGGAGCAAGACCCAAACGATGGAGGTTGTGCCGGCTCCTCAAAGGAAAGGGCCGTCAGTGGTGGACTCGGAGCTGACCGAGTTAGGCCCGCTCGGCGCCCCCGAGTGGACCCTGCAGAAGGCGGGCCTGCAGCCTGGGCCCGAGCTGGCCATAGGCAAGCAGTCTTGGATGGTCAATGCCGAGGATTCGGTGGAGCGGGTCCAGCCCGGGTCTCTGGAGGCCACGTCCTGCGGCGCCTACGACTTGGAGCTGAGGCCCTACGTGTGCGACGTCTTGCTGGAGGACCCGGTGAAGGAAGACCTGGCCCAAGAGGAAGATCCCACTGTGTACACCTGCATCGAGTGCAGCATCTACTTTAAGAAGAAGGAGCACCTCTTGGAACACATGATGCAGCATTCCCGGGGGCCCGGGCAGGATCCCGAGGGCGAGTCCCTGGCGGGTCAGTGTCCGTTCTCTTGCAGCGAATGCGGCTGGGCGTTCGGGGACCCTGGCTCCCTGGAGCAGCACCGGCGGCTCCACCAGGAATCTCGGGAGAAGATCATTGAGGAAATCCAGAAGCTGAACGAATTTCCTGACGAGGGGCGGGAGGCCCGGCTGCAGTGCCCCAAGTGCGTGTTCGGCACCAACTCCTCCAAGATCTTCGTCCAGCACGCCAAGATGCACGTCAAGGAGAGGAAAGATCAAGGAGCCAAGCCCCTGAGCCTGTTTGGCTCAGCTAGTGAGGTGCGGGAGAGCTCCGGACCGCCGATGTACAGGCACTTCAAGCCCAGTGAACTCGGGCCTGCCCTGGTGCAGCCTCCTGGCGGCGGCCGAGGCCTTGGTGCCTGCGTCCTCTGCGGGTTCCCCGCTCCCAGTGAGAGCATTTTGAAGGAGCACATGAAGTACGCTCACTCGCACCCCTCCTGGGATGCCGAAGCATTCGAGGAGGACCCCGATCGGCCCGGGACGAGCCGGGACACCTATAGCTCCGCCCGACTGGTCAGGTTTCCGGAAACGGACTATTTCAGCAAGGGGGACCGGCTCTTTGCTCCGGCTCGCCGAGATACCAGCTCGGCCCCTTATGACCCCGCCCGCGGCTTTGTCCCGGGCCACCAGAGACAGGAGAAGAACAGCGGAGGGAAGAAGGACTACCCGGCAGCAGGGTTCCAAGCCAAGAAGATGGCGCCCTTCAGCTCCGCCCACCGGAATTTGGGAATGTCGGCCTGTTCCTCAGCCAAAGTGTACGCCCGCTACTCCCTGCCGCAGGGTAAAAAAACCAGCACGgttctcctgaaggaggtggagggTGAAGGCTTCCGGGCCCCCCCAGGTGGGTTGGAGGAGTTAAGATCACCTTGGGCTACCACCCATGACTTTGGGAACATGGAAGAGGAAATTTCCTTAACCACGGAGATTGACTTAACGGAGAACCGGAGCTTTAAGCCTTTTGTCATCCCCCAGTCAGCACTGGACCTCAAGAGGACTTTCCGTGACATCTTGAAGGCCACGGAGTCCTCCGAAGCGTTGGgagcgcagcagcagcagctccggaAGATGCTGCCCAttgtcctcctggaggagattaacTTGCGGCCCAAAAAGTCGAAACCCAGGCCCAAGAGCCAGATCTTCAAGAAGAGAGGAGCTGTGCCAACCAAGGAGTTTGTGATGGACGAAGCCCTCCCCTTGGACATTCTCCTCCTCGAACCTCCGCTGGAGGGCCCTCTGGGCATCGACGACCTCTTTGACGTGGATTCCCCCATGCTGAAGAATGAAGAGAGGAAGTGCCCTTATTGCCCAGACAGGTTTCACAATGGGATTGGTCTTGCCAATCACGTGCGGGGCCACCTGAACAGGGTGGGGGTGAGCTACAACGTGCGGCATTTCATCTCTGCCGAAGAAGTGAAAGCTATTGAGCAAAAATTTTCCTtccaaaagaagaagaaaaaag TTGCCAACTTTGACCCTAGCACATTCAGCCTGATGAGGTgtgaattctgtggggctggctTTGACACTCGGGCTGGCCTCTCCAGCCACGCCCGGGCACACCTACGGGACTTCGGCATCACCAACTGGGAGCTCACCATCTCACCCATCAACATCCTTAAGGAACTCCTGGCCAACTCAGCTGAGCGCCCAGCCCTGCCGCCCGTGGCCGAGGGGGAGCCCGCATCTCCCAGCCGGGAGCGGGAGGCCCTTGGCTTTGACCCCAAGAGCCTGACGCCCATGTCTGAGGGCAGTATGCCCCGCTCGCCGCTGTCCCCGTACCCGCCGGCCTGGGGCGATGAGTCGGTGCAGTCCTACCGAGACGGTAAGGGATGCTGGTACGCTGAGCTCTTCGCgggtaggaggagaaaaggggaggagagctaG
- the LOC103166948 gene encoding protein Wiz-like isoform X1 translates to MEKCGRSPASEWPRERQGEGTPGPAPLECSRGLERISSLAQATGTLVESEDGTEAGEGEGDSQQGAAFYPTGSPGALSVEGPLETGEPCVGSSFSLDSSLDAEGPPHPVPGGALPATIHRKSNCSQEGGSAEFQKGSLLLQSRFPGLADGRSSRVSSGSLSWECSLRDMRGDTTREESTLERLPGSREPLSSKEASFMGESPSVNTVKMNPELEGESELLGPREAPAETCSVSGSREDRHAHTEPKQHEAFHKEHLEKSKKGIQRFDWISDPGEGPHYKEKSKTVEAGGGGSIRAQALIEVPPQLTLPVFRKTVAPSGSKTQTMEVVPAPQRKGPSVVDSELTELGPLGAPEWTLQKAGLQPGPELAIGKQSWMVNAEDSVERVQPGSLEATSCGAYDLELRPYVCDVLLEDPVKEDLAQEEDPTVYTCIECSIYFKKKEHLLEHMMQHSRGPGQDPEGESLAGQCPFSCSECGWAFGDPGSLEQHRRLHQESREKIIEEIQKLNEFPDEGREARLQCPKCVFGTNSSKIFVQHAKMHVKERKDQGAKPLSLFGSASEVRESSGPPMYRHFKPSELGPALVQPPGGGRGLGACVLCGFPAPSESILKEHMKYAHSHPSWDAEAFEEDPDRPGTSRDTYSSARLVRFPETDYFSKGDRLFAPARRDTSSAPYDPARGFVPGHQRQEKNSGGKKDYPAAGFQAKKMAPFSSAHRNLGMSACSSAKVYARYSLPQGKKTSTVLLKEVEGEGFRAPPGGLEELRSPWATTHDFGNMEEEISLTTEIDLTENRSFKPFVIPQSALDLKRTFRDILKATESSEALGAQQQQLRKMLPIVLLEEINLRPKKSKPRPKSQIFKKRGAVPTKEFVMDEALPLDILLLEPPLEGPLGIDDLFDVDSPMLKNEERKCPYCPDRFHNGIGLANHVRGHLNRVGVSYNVRHFISAEEVKAIEQKFSFQKKKKKGIANFDPSTFSLMRCEFCGAGFDTRAGLSSHARAHLRDFGITNWELTISPINILKELLANSAERPALPPVAEGEPASPSREREALGFDPKSLTPMSEGSMPRSPLSPYPPAWGDESVQSYRDGKGCWYAELFAGRRRKGEES, encoded by the exons AGGGGCCACCCCATCCTGTCCCGGGAGGCGCACTCCCCGCCACCATTCACCGGAAGAGCAACTG CTCCCAGGAAGGAGGCAGTGCGGAATTCCAGAAAGGCTCACTGCTGCTGCAAAGCCGGTTCCCGGGcttggcagatgggaggagtAGCCGGGTCTCCAGCGGCAGCCTGTCGTGGGAGTGCTCCCTGCGTGATATGAGAGGGGACACCACCAGGGAAGAAAGCACTTTAGAGAGACTGCCTGGTTCCAGGGAGCCCTTGAGCTCTAAGGAGGCCTCCTTCATGGGGGAATCCCCGAGTGTCAATACTGTGAAAATGAACCCCGAGCTGGAGGGTGAATCAGAATTGTTGGGCCCTCGGGAGGCTCCAGCAGAGACTTGTAGTGTCTCGGGAAGCCGGGAGGATAGACATGCCCACACTGAACCAAAGCAACATGAAGCCTTCCACAAAGAGCACTTAGAGAAGAGCAAGAAGGGTATCCAGAGGTTCGACTGGATTTCAGATCCAGGCGAGGGGCCCCACTACAAGGAGAAGAGCAAAACTGtggaggctggggggggaggaTCGATCCGAGCCCAGGCCCTGATAGAAGTGCCCCCGCAGTTAACGCTCCCGGTTTTCAGGAAAACGGTAGCCCCTAGCGGGAGCAAGACCCAAACGATGGAGGTTGTGCCGGCTCCTCAAAGGAAAGGGCCGTCAGTGGTGGACTCGGAGCTGACCGAGTTAGGCCCGCTCGGCGCCCCCGAGTGGACCCTGCAGAAGGCGGGCCTGCAGCCTGGGCCCGAGCTGGCCATAGGCAAGCAGTCTTGGATGGTCAATGCCGAGGATTCGGTGGAGCGGGTCCAGCCCGGGTCTCTGGAGGCCACGTCCTGCGGCGCCTACGACTTGGAGCTGAGGCCCTACGTGTGCGACGTCTTGCTGGAGGACCCGGTGAAGGAAGACCTGGCCCAAGAGGAAGATCCCACTGTGTACACCTGCATCGAGTGCAGCATCTACTTTAAGAAGAAGGAGCACCTCTTGGAACACATGATGCAGCATTCCCGGGGGCCCGGGCAGGATCCCGAGGGCGAGTCCCTGGCGGGTCAGTGTCCGTTCTCTTGCAGCGAATGCGGCTGGGCGTTCGGGGACCCTGGCTCCCTGGAGCAGCACCGGCGGCTCCACCAGGAATCTCGGGAGAAGATCATTGAGGAAATCCAGAAGCTGAACGAATTTCCTGACGAGGGGCGGGAGGCCCGGCTGCAGTGCCCCAAGTGCGTGTTCGGCACCAACTCCTCCAAGATCTTCGTCCAGCACGCCAAGATGCACGTCAAGGAGAGGAAAGATCAAGGAGCCAAGCCCCTGAGCCTGTTTGGCTCAGCTAGTGAGGTGCGGGAGAGCTCCGGACCGCCGATGTACAGGCACTTCAAGCCCAGTGAACTCGGGCCTGCCCTGGTGCAGCCTCCTGGCGGCGGCCGAGGCCTTGGTGCCTGCGTCCTCTGCGGGTTCCCCGCTCCCAGTGAGAGCATTTTGAAGGAGCACATGAAGTACGCTCACTCGCACCCCTCCTGGGATGCCGAAGCATTCGAGGAGGACCCCGATCGGCCCGGGACGAGCCGGGACACCTATAGCTCCGCCCGACTGGTCAGGTTTCCGGAAACGGACTATTTCAGCAAGGGGGACCGGCTCTTTGCTCCGGCTCGCCGAGATACCAGCTCGGCCCCTTATGACCCCGCCCGCGGCTTTGTCCCGGGCCACCAGAGACAGGAGAAGAACAGCGGAGGGAAGAAGGACTACCCGGCAGCAGGGTTCCAAGCCAAGAAGATGGCGCCCTTCAGCTCCGCCCACCGGAATTTGGGAATGTCGGCCTGTTCCTCAGCCAAAGTGTACGCCCGCTACTCCCTGCCGCAGGGTAAAAAAACCAGCACGgttctcctgaaggaggtggagggTGAAGGCTTCCGGGCCCCCCCAGGTGGGTTGGAGGAGTTAAGATCACCTTGGGCTACCACCCATGACTTTGGGAACATGGAAGAGGAAATTTCCTTAACCACGGAGATTGACTTAACGGAGAACCGGAGCTTTAAGCCTTTTGTCATCCCCCAGTCAGCACTGGACCTCAAGAGGACTTTCCGTGACATCTTGAAGGCCACGGAGTCCTCCGAAGCGTTGGgagcgcagcagcagcagctccggaAGATGCTGCCCAttgtcctcctggaggagattaacTTGCGGCCCAAAAAGTCGAAACCCAGGCCCAAGAGCCAGATCTTCAAGAAGAGAGGAGCTGTGCCAACCAAGGAGTTTGTGATGGACGAAGCCCTCCCCTTGGACATTCTCCTCCTCGAACCTCCGCTGGAGGGCCCTCTGGGCATCGACGACCTCTTTGACGTGGATTCCCCCATGCTGAAGAATGAAGAGAGGAAGTGCCCTTATTGCCCAGACAGGTTTCACAATGGGATTGGTCTTGCCAATCACGTGCGGGGCCACCTGAACAGGGTGGGGGTGAGCTACAACGTGCGGCATTTCATCTCTGCCGAAGAAGTGAAAGCTATTGAGCAAAAATTTTCCTtccaaaagaagaagaaaaaaggta TTGCCAACTTTGACCCTAGCACATTCAGCCTGATGAGGTgtgaattctgtggggctggctTTGACACTCGGGCTGGCCTCTCCAGCCACGCCCGGGCACACCTACGGGACTTCGGCATCACCAACTGGGAGCTCACCATCTCACCCATCAACATCCTTAAGGAACTCCTGGCCAACTCAGCTGAGCGCCCAGCCCTGCCGCCCGTGGCCGAGGGGGAGCCCGCATCTCCCAGCCGGGAGCGGGAGGCCCTTGGCTTTGACCCCAAGAGCCTGACGCCCATGTCTGAGGGCAGTATGCCCCGCTCGCCGCTGTCCCCGTACCCGCCGGCCTGGGGCGATGAGTCGGTGCAGTCCTACCGAGACGGTAAGGGATGCTGGTACGCTGAGCTCTTCGCgggtaggaggagaaaaggggaggagagctaG